The proteins below come from a single Dermacentor albipictus isolate Rhodes 1998 colony chromosome 7, USDA_Dalb.pri_finalv2, whole genome shotgun sequence genomic window:
- the LOC139047746 gene encoding fatty acid CoA ligase Acsl3-like, with product MFPFAIEILLCIVKVLGTIYDVVTLPVYTVLQQPWVYWKRKRMCFAKPIIEGDPSSPYRLLDNSEVENLKGVQTLDELVRRAIRSHAKRPALGTRRVLGRRDETQPDGKVFKKLVLGEYEWLTYEEMDRKVDLTARGLLSIGARPRQFVAILAETRAEWMLTAQACFRTNIPLVTLYATLSNDDIVSAVNVTEVTHLVTSSDLISRVLSVVAKMPSLTHIVCMESPDAKPPALLAKGPQVIPFSSLEEKGADREHEECSPSPDDVAIVMFTSGSSGMPKGVMVSHRNLVSALNGFAVMCDQFGAYTSDDAYLAYLPLAHMLELLTETLLFGAGARIGYSSPLTITDNSTAMAKGCRGDVTLLQPTIFVCVPLIVDRLRKGVNEVAASKGPVFIALFDYAVQYKSFWLDLGFDTPLLNQLVFKHVRLLLGPNLKVLVCGSAPLSSYTRRFVRACMGCRVIEGYGITETSGCGSFMNADDASADRVGAPLPGCYIKLVDWDEGNYRTTDKPNPRGEILVGGPCVAKGYFKNDELTKEFFREEGGIRWFYSGDISEIFPDGTLKIVDRKKDLVKLQFGEYISLGRVESVLKTCPLVDNMFVYGNSLRTYLVALVAPNYKHLQRIARELGRSDDVSDASLRELCEDKEVAKAAEEEILAYARSSDLLKTEVPARVKLCAEEWTPDSGLVTATYKIRRKPLQTFYQRDIDAMYGSSEESKLRRV from the exons ATGTTCCCCTTCGCGATCGAAATCCTTCTGTGTATCGTCAAGGTCCTGGGCACCATCTACGACGTCGTCACACTCCCGGTGTACACCGTCCTTCAGCAGCCCTGGGTGTACTGGAAGCGTAAGCGTATGTGCTTCGCCAAGCCCATAATCGAAGGAGACCCGTCGTCCCCCTACCGCCTCCTGGACAACTCGGAGGTAGAGAACCTTAAGGGAGTCCAGACGCTGGACGAACTCGTGCGCAGGGCCATCCGGTCTCACGCCAAGCGACCAGCGCTGGGCACGAGACGCGTGCTGGGGCGAAGAGACGAGACGCAGCCCGACGGCAAGGTGTTCAAGAAGCTCGTGCTGGGAGAGTACGAGTGGCTGACGTACGAGGAGATGGATCGAAAGGTCGACCTGACCGCTCGCGGTCTTCTGTCCATCGGCGCGCGGCCGCGACAGTTCGTGGCCATCCTGGCGGAGACGCGGGCCGAGTGGATGCTGACGGCGCAGGCGTGCTTCCGCACCAACATCCCGCTGGTGACGCTGTACGCGACGCTGAGCAACGACGACATCGTGAGCGCCGTCAACGTGACCGAGGTGACGCACCTGGTCACCTCGTCGGACCTCATCTCGCGGGTGCTCAGCGTCGTGGCCAAGATGCCGTCGCTGACACACATCGTGTGCATGGAGAGCCCCGATGCCAAGCCGCCAGCTCTATTGGCTAAGGGACCACAG GTCATCCCATTCTCAAGCCTGGAAGAAAAGGGTGCCGACCGCGAACACGAGGAGTGCTCGCCCTCGCCGGACGACGTCGCGATCGTCATGTTCACCAGCGGCTCGTCGGGGATGCCAAAGGGCGTCATGGTGTCGCACAGAAACCTGGTCTCGGCCTTGAACGGCTTTGCCGTCATGTGCGACCAATTTGGGGCGTACACTAGCGATGACGCCTATCTCGCCTACCTGCCCCTGGCTCACATGCTCGAGCTGTTGACCGAGACGCTTCTCTTCGGCGCCGGTGCACGCATTGGCTACTCGTCCCCGCTGACCATCACCGACAACTCCACCGCCATGGCCAAGGGCTGCCGAGGAGACGTGACCCTTCTGCAGCCTACTATCTTTGTCTGCGTGCCTCTCATAGTAGACCGTCTACGCAAGGGCGTCAATGAGGTGGCCGCGTCGAAGGGACCCGTCTTCATCGCCCTGTTCGACTACGCCGTCCAGTATAAGAGCTTCTGGTTAGACCTCGGCTTCGACACGCCGCTCCTCAACCAGCTAGTTTTCAAGCACGTGCGCCTCTTGTTGGGTCCCAACCTGAAGGTCCTCGTCTGCGGCTCGGCGCCCCTGTCAAGCTACACGCGACGGTTTGTGAGGGCCTGCATGGGTTGTCGCGTCATCGAGGGCTACGGTATAACCGAAACCAGCGGCTGCGGTAGCTTCATGAACGCCGACGACGCCAGCGCGGACCGCGTGGGTGCGCCACTTCCCGGCTGCTACATCAAGCTAGTCGACTGGGACGAAGGAAACTACCGGACGACGGACAAGCCTAACCCTCGCGGCGAGATCCTCGTCGGTGGCCCCTGCGTCGCCAAGGGCTACTTCAAGAACGACGAGCTCACGAAGGAGTTCTTCAGAGAAGAAGGCGGCATCCGCTGGTTCTACTCGGGCGACATCAGCGAGATCTTTCCCGACGGCACGCTCAAGATCGTGGATCGCAAGAAGGACCTGGTCAAGCTGCAGTTCGGCGAGTACATCTCGCTGGGCCGCGTCGAGTCGGTGCTCAAGACGTGCCCGCTTGTCGACAACATGTTCGTGTACGGCAACTCGCTGCGCACGTATCTCGTGGCTCTCGTGGCTCCCAACTACAAGCATCTCCAACGCATCGCGCGAGAGCTGGGCAGGAGCGACGACGTGTCTGACGCCTCTCTGAGAGAACTCTGTGAGGACAAAGAGGTTGCCAAGGCCGCCGAGGAGGAGATTCTGGCGTATGCACGCTCCAGCGATCTCTTGAAGACCGAGGTTCCGGCGAGGGTGAAACTGTGCGCCGAAGAATGGACGCCGGACTCGGGGCTTGTGACGGCCACGTATAAGATTCGCAGGAAGCCTTTGCAAACCTTCTACCAGCGGGACATCGACGCGATGTACGGGTCATCGGAGGAGAGCAAACTGCGTCGTGTGTGA